The Takifugu rubripes chromosome 7, fTakRub1.2, whole genome shotgun sequence genome has a segment encoding these proteins:
- the prpf31 gene encoding U4/U6 small nuclear ribonucleoprotein Prp31, translated as MSLADELLADLEEAGDEGDDGLYPEGEDIDSDGEATQGRPDRLEDIPEEMEVDYSKAESVTSIAKLRNSKQFSDITDKISDYVGKQRKNSDVCGPVEADPEYRLIVAANNLTVEIDNELNIIHKFTRDKYSKRFPELESLVPDSLDYIRTVKELGNNLEKCKNNETLQQILTNATIMVVSVTASTTQGSLLSEEELKQLVEACDMALELNQSKHRIYEYVESRMSFIAPNLSIIVGASTAAKLMGIAGGLTNLSKMPACNLMLLGAQRRTLSGFSSTTLLPHTGFIYHCDVVQSLPPDLRRKAARLVAAKCTLASRVDSFHESSVGKVGYDLKEEIERKFDKWQEPPPVKQVKPLPAPLDGQRKKRGGRRYRKMKERLGLTEIRKHANRMTFAEIEDDAYQEDLGFSLGQLGKSGSGRVRQAQVNDATKARISKSLQRTLQKQSMTYGGKSTVRDRSSGTSSSVAFTPLQGLEIVNPQAAEKKVAEANQKYFSNMAEFLKVKKESKM; from the exons ATGTCGCTGGCAGATGAGCTCCTTGCAGACTTGGAGGAGGCCGGGGACGAGGGAGACGATGGGTTATATCCAGAGGGAGAGGACATTGACAGCGATGGGGAGGCGACACAGGGAAGGCCAGACAGGCTGGAGGACATcccagaggagatggaggtggaCTACAGTAAGGCTGAGAGCGTAACCTCCATCGCTAAGCTCCGGAATAGCAAACAG TTTTCAGATATTACGGACAAAATTTCAGATTATGTTGGAAAGCAGCGTAAAAACTCAGATG TCTGTGGCCCCGTTGAGGCTGACCCTGAATACAGACTGATCGTAGCAGCCAATAATCTCACAGTAGAGATCGACAATGAGCTCA ATATTATTCATAAATTTACAAGAGACAAATACTCCAAGAGGTTCCCAGAGCTGGAATCCTTGGTCCCAGATTCCCTCGATTATATCCGGACAGTCAAG GAACTGGGAAATAATCTAGAGAAATGCAAGAACAATGAGACGCTGCAGCAGATCCTCACAAACGCCACTATTATGGTGGTCAGTGTCACAGCTTCAACCACACAAGG GTCACTCTTGAGTGAGGAGGAACTGAAACAACTTGTGGAAGCGTGCGACATGGCTCTGGAGCTGAACCAGTCCAAACACAGGATCTATGAGTACGTCGAGTCCAGGATGTCGTTCATCGCCCCAAATCTGTCGATCATTGTCGGAGCATCAACAGCAGCCAAATTAATGG GTATCGCTGGTGGCCTGACCAATCTGTCAAAGATGCCCGCCTGTAACCTGATGCTGCTGGGAGCTCAGCGAAGAACCCTGTCTGGCTTCAGCAGCACCACCCTGCTGCCCCACACGGGCTTCATCTACCACTGCGATGTCGTGCAGTCGCTGCCCCCG GACCTCAGGCGAAAGGCGGCGCGTCTGGTGGCTGCGAAGTGTACGCTGGCCAGCCGGGTGGACAGTTTCCACGAGAGTTCTGTTGGAAAG GTTGGTTATGACCTAAAAGAGGAAATCGAGAGGAAATTCGATAAGTGGCAGGAACCTCCTCCGGTCAAGCAGGTCAAGCCTCTGCCAGCCCCGCTGGACggacagaggaagaagagaggtggACGAAG GTACCGAAAGATGAAGGAGCGTCTCGGGCTGACGGAGATCCGGAAACATGCCAACAGAATGACTTTTGCAGAG ATTGAAGACGACGCCTACCAGGAGGATCTGGGCTTCAGTCTGGGGCAGCTGGGGAAGAGCGGCAGCGGGCGCGTCAGGCAGGCTCAGGTCAACGACGCCACCAAGGCCCGGATCTCCAAATCCCTGCAG CGAACGCTGCAGAAGCAGAGCATGACGTATGGAGGCAAGTCCACGGTCAGAGACCGCTCCTCGGGAACCAGCTCCAGCGTGGCTTTCACTCCTCTTCAG GGGCTGGAGATCGTGAACCCACAGGCTGCAGAGAAGAAGGTGGCTGAAGCCAACCAGAAATACTTTTCTAACATGGCCGAGTTCCTCAAGGTCAAGAAAGAGTCAAAGAtgtga